ttgttactactaccattataataatgatgataacaacaaaaaatgagagtaataacactaatgatatcaataataatatttgtaatgacaactgtaaaagtattaacaataatgaagattattattatcatcattatcatcattaatattttatattactatcaatatcttaCTTTTGTTACCCTTATCACcatagtagttgttattattgctttcaatattatcataaatattatcatcctcctcgtcctaccctcgcccctcccaaccccccctcccttacccctgcccttttacctcctccctcccccctccttacctcaactctccctccccccttcccttccctctctcttcccctcttactccctccctacccccccccccaacccgtgccccctcccctaccttcctaccCTCTACTCTGTGTCAGCGAACAGCCTTATCGGGCGGCCAACGGAGCCGAGATCCGAAGGACTCCCGAAGCCCCCACCCCCCATGGACCCCGAAGGACCCCCGCTCGAAGGACCCCAAGAGGACTCCGAAGGATCCCGAACGACCCTCGGAAGACCCAACCCCGGAGGACCCGAAGGACCGAAGGACACCCGACGCACTTCCGAAGGACGCCCGAAGGACCCCGAAAGACCCCCAAAGGACCCCCGAAGGAACCCACGAAGGACCCCACGAAGGACCCCACGAAGGACCCCATCCATCATCCGGCGCGAAGGCCCATTACCTCTCTGATATCAAGTAATTATcaaggggagaatgagagcgaaggagggagggggagggggggaggggggggggggagggggaggggggagggagggggagggggagggggagggggaggaggaggggaagggggagagggaggggagggggagggagaggggaagggaagggggaaggggaatgaggttaGGAttggatggggagagaaggggaggagggggggaggagagatcgggggcgaagaggggaggagggagaggaggaagagaagaggagggagggggaaagagagaaggagaaaggggggagggatggagaagagaaggagagggaggagagagggggcagggaggagaaagaagaggaggggggaggggggaaagggaggcgggAAAGGATGGAgcggagagggcgaaggagggaaggaaggggggagaggggaaggggaggaaagatggaggtggaggaggagaggaaatacggcgttggagatggggagggagggtgggagaggggaagactgttggggatgaggggaagaggagggattgaGTGGTGGAAGGGAGTGGAATCTAAAGCAGGGGCGAGCAAGAAAGAcgaggataagagaaggagaagagagcgaaggtTGGAGACAAGCAGAGGACAGGATGACGGAGGAgaaagcagggggagggggaggggaggataagaaaaggagaaggggggagggaggagggatgattGCTGCGTGATAGAGACAGGTTAATGTCGGAAAGGATAGCTTTGTATTAAAAAGTAAGTAAAtatcatgttatattatatatgtgcgtgtgtgtatatatgtatatatatatatatatatatatatatatatagatagatagatagatagatagatagatagatagatagatagatagatatgtatgtcctccaggtgtgtgtatgtgtgtatatatatgtatatgcatatatatatatatatatatatatatatatatatatatgtatgtatgtatgtatgtatgtgtgtatatacgtacacacacacacataaacacacaatatatatatatatatatatatatatatatatatatatatatgaatatatttcctgatcgtttttctattgctttttcatttatctacatttttcttcctatttttaggGAGGGCAATAAGGATGTATAAACAGCATTCATTTTATTCCTTGCATTTTCAtatactattgtgtgtgtgtgtacgcagcaatatctatttttctttcaagaCGAATAATTGATCTGCCAGATGTTTATACAAACGACAGTCAATACCAAGAACTGCAGTTTACGATTGGTTTTCATAATTACAAATCACAGGAAGAAAAAACAACTCTAAAGAaagcatatattttctttctttctttctttctttttttttcgttacatgATCAAACatccatttgttttttctttctctttttctttcctcttttttttttctctctctctctcttttgtgtgtgtgtgtggggggggggggggctacactGATCCCCCAACATGATTTAcatcgtcgattttttttttttttttttttttttttttttttttttttttttttggcaacggCATAAATGACCTAATTATGCAATAAAAACGGCATTTTTCCAAAGTGACTTGGCAAGGTTACTGCACTCCTATGCTCGCATCGCAAAATGGGCGAATAATCACTGTATTCGGGCGTCTTTTCCTTACTCATGCCTGGCTTTTCATGATGGGAATTTATAGACCGGAGTCATCATTAAGCAGGTTGTATTTCGACGTGAAAACAATgatgagataaaagataaagatctCGTAAGTTACTTCTTTTCCTGTCTtgcctttccttgattttttttttttttttttttcgtctttctctttgtttttcttgcttttcgtcttcttcgtcttaatatgtttttattattgtaattatcattatcatttttattcttatccttattcttctctttattaccattatcatcatcattattattattattatcattattattattatcattgttatcattatcattatcactgttgttgttataattattaatattgtttttagtttaattatcattagtactagtacTAACAGTAGTATCACTAAcatatattattactgatatgattatcattattcttgttattatcattaccttatcattatcattaattttaccataataataatcttcatcataaccattatcaatatcactattaaagCCATTacccttaatatcatcattatcttctattttccctttctcttccgttttctttttctccccccccccccaaaaaaatccctcccacttatgaagatgaatgTTCTTTACAACATAAAAGCTTATTTGTTGGTTCAAGAGTGACAAGGAAAAATAATGGCGATGACAGAATATCTATTCTTTGGATTATGAACTTGTCTATTtgcctttttatgtgtgtgtgtgtgtgtgtgtgtgtgtgtgtgtatgtgtgcgtgtgtgtgtgtgtgtgtgtgtgtttatgtgcatatacatttcgTTTttcgatagatagctagacaggcagatagatcgacatactgatgaataaatagatagacagatagacaggcaaacaaagacaTCGACAAATGCAGGTACAACACTTTCATCGTCAtatttaatcttatatatatatatatatatatatatatatatatatatatatatatatatatatatatatacatgaatatatatgtgtgtgtgtgtgtatctatctacctatatatatgtgtatatatatatatatatatatatatatatatatatatatatatatatatatatatgtatataactatgtatatgtatatataatatatatgtatgtatacatatatatatatatatatatatatatatatatatatatgtatatatatgtatatctatctatctacatacatgtctatttaaatatatatatatatgtatatataataatgtgtatatatagatagatagataaatagatggatggatggataaaaggatttatctatctatatatatcatatttgttttctgttgtacttttagccattttagtttgtttaaatGTGGTgggatgtggtcatatttatttacatttcccagtgctactcttgccgcgaagttctgtagtttctgtgtcctttgtatacaattcttgtttctgtgggtattttatatttcatatgattcaagtatatcagtgtacccattacttttctgtagatgtgatcaatgtgtgtctcaaatgtcatgtatctgtctacgtgtacccctaggttttttactgttgtgttgggtttggtgtagcaaccttggaaatctataactgtatctgtgggtatttttgctatgttctgacggctgcctttgaaaatacattgtttttttgtggatttagtttcatgccattcatatcgaaatattcttttgcttctgttaaggtctgtttggtcttttctatcaattcatttagattgtttacagaggcagcgtaaagaaattgagagtcgtcagCGTACTAAACAAGATGAcattttttttgcaattgatgacaaatcatttaagAATATAATGAATAAGATTGGACCAAGGATGGAAccttgtgcatgcgtgtgtgtgtgtgtgtgtgtgtgtgtgtgtgtgtgtgtgtgtgtgtgtgtgtgtgtgtgtgtgtgtgtgtttgctgattCCAGATTCCCATCACCGTCACCACGAACCCTTATTCCACAGCTCCTCGGCTCCACCTCCGCCACACTCAACACTGACTCTCCATCTCCCCGCCACTGGTAGGAGGAAGTGGTCCGTGCAAGAGGATGAAGATTCCTATAATTTCTAACACAGAGTTTAAGGAATCCTATACTTTTTAACACAGAGTATAAGGAATTGTGTAGTTATAACTTTGAGTATAAGGAATCCCAGAGTTTTTAGCACAGTTTATATTGAGTCCTATGGTTACtaatacagtgtatataaatatatttctgacaAAGCATATATCATTTAATATCTAGCTTAGAGCACAAGGAATCCTTTACTTGCTAAAACTAATTATAAGGAATCACATAGTTTCTAGCAAAAAGTAAAAGGAATGCTTTAGcctaaaatagagaaaggagcatttcctttttttatgtggtTTGAAATATGTCTAAAAGAAGGCTTTTGCACGACGTTGTGTGTGCGACTGAGAAAACTGACATGATTACTTTGAAACTGGTAAAAGCAGTTTCGGTTTGATACAGCCtgtagagtgggggggggggggggagggttaaacaGAGAGAGTAtagatcactttttttttcgtttattcttccttttttttctgttttcctcatTGCTCTTTCctgatttttctttattcatttctactgcccactttcattttctttgcaatcctaatctttgtctctgtctctctttttcattctctctctctctctctctctctctctctctctctctctctctctctctctctctctctctctctctctctctctgtcccctcacttctctctctctctttctttttcttctttactctctccctccgcccatccccctttctctcttaatctccctctctttctctctctctctctctttctctcttctctctccttctcttgccgTATCGAACACAAAGtccacaactccccccccctcccccccgcccatccatccatcttaaaTTTCAGCGTGGAagtaccccccacccacccccacccctcccccgcccccaccccagcCCTTGACGATCGCAAGAGGTGCTATATTGAAATCCTCCAAGGACGCATAATTCTGACCGATGATTGGTTAATGTCTATGACGTCACGTTGTAATTAGCCCACTAATAGCAGGTGGGCGGAGTCGCCGGGGCCTTAATGGGCGCTTGTGCACTTGTAACTCATTCCTGGTTATCGTCATCACCGCGATTTACGGCCGACGTCGCTGGGCGCTGGAGGGGCGCTGGAGGGGCGATGGAGGGGCGCTGGAGGGGCGATGGAGGGGCGCTGGAGGGGCGCTGGAGGGGAGCTGGAGGGGCGATGGAGGGGCGCTGGAGGGGAGCTGGAGGGGCGATGGAGGGGCGCTGGAGGGGCGCTGGAGGGGCGCTGGAGGGGCGATGGAGGGGCGATGGAGGGGCGCTGGAGGGGAGCTGGAGGGGCGATGGAGGGGCGCTGGAGGGGAGCTGGAGGGGCGATGGAGGGGCGCTGGAGGGGCGCTGGAGAGGCGCTGGAGGGGCGATGGAGGGGCGATGGAGGGGCGATGGAGGGGCGATGGAGGGGCGATGGAGGGGCGCTGGAGGGGAGCTGGAGGGGCGCTGGAGGGGCGATGGAGGGGCGCTGGAGGGGCGATGGAGGGGCGCTGGAGGGGCGATGGAGGGGCGATGGAGGGGCGCTGGAGGGCTGCTCGTCTCGCCCGTTCgatgcgtcgggggggggggggggggtatgtgtgtagatagatggatgatagaTGGACAATTAGATGTAGCTAGCTAgtgagacagagtgtgtgtgtgtgtgtgaaagagagtgagggagagagagggaaagagagaagtaatatatatgtacgtgtttatttaagaaaataatactcTTTCGTAATCATAGTTTGTTTAAGCATTctcatttgtaaaatatatatatatatacttacatcattAAAAAGATAATCGGTTTAATagcttagtatcattatcatcatcatcaccatatccacTCTCACCATTAACTgcagaaaacagacaaaaaaggctACATCAAAAATTCAAAACATATCGTTTATATATACCTACGCGGTGTAAATAGTATAAGGATTCCATAACAACTATTGTTCATATAACTACGCGTTGTTAATCAAACATCTCTGACGGCGATATTACCAAATAAAAACCATCTTTTCATCTATACTTCTTggaaatatcatataaaaaattgCCTTCTCACATTTCTGAACCCAAACGCACAAGAATTCACAGAAAACGAACATCTATGGCAACTTAAAATGATACAAGTGTCTGAGGGAGTAACAGTGACTCGGCAGCGGTCGGCAAATTCACATATTGGTGCCGCTAATCGTGTGAACTTACGATATGGTatgcatgaaagaaaaaaagaaagaaaaaaaatcgtatgatcattcctgtgataaaaaaaaaaaaaagttttgccgTAAAATGAGAtgagagaattttttttctttaacgttCATGCACGCAATATATACATAAGGTAGAggcaagttttatttatttattttttttacgccATACTTATTCATACTAACGCTCGatgtggaaaaaaagaaaaaaagaaaaagagagagactggataCTTAAAACCACACGCACGAAGGAGGTTGCACAGCCGTTGCACGCACAACATCCTTTAGGAAACTGCTAAACGTCGTATCACGTGATTGGTCGAAGGCGTGACAAGCGTAGCCAATCAGGAATCGCCTCAACATACCaattattcccgttttctgttgttggtAAAGAACCGCTCCGGCCGGGAGTCCATTTTCTTCCACGCGATCCAGAtgggtgtttcttttttctctcttctctcttctatctctctctctctctctctctctctctctctctctctctctctctctctctctctctctctctctctctctctctctctctctctctctctctctctctctctctctctcttgctctctctatccctctctctctccctatctctctccctccccttctctttctctctccctccctctctctccttctccccttctccctccctccctctcactccctccttccctctccctttctccctctctctctttctccctccctctccctctctccataacagtaatgatagcccCTATGACGGTACTTAACTGCACGTACCTTACCGTATTTCAAAGAGCATGTTATTAATTTGACCGAGGATGTTTTCAGCTTGAACGGAACCGTACCGTAAACttgtccacttttttttttttttttttttttttgtctttatttcaccctctttcttttccccttctctctctctctctcttttctgcgttTTTTAGAGTTATTTCCGTTACTCTAAGTGAATCATTTTGTACCTGTGGTAATGCCTTTCGTCCTGTAGTGTCGTATTACCTGGAGAAAAGACATGGCTATTGTAATTGGATTAGTGGTTTGCTATTacgggaatggggggaggggagaaggaagggggggagggaaggataaaagggggagggaggatggagaaaggagggggagaaggaaggagaaaagggggagggaggatggagaaaggagggggagaagaaaaggggggggaggtaaggagaaaagggggagggtggaaggagaaaggaggggaagaatatgggagaaggaattgggaagaaggggagggaggacgaagaaagaatggggagagagggggagaataaatttgagagaaggaaggagggggagggagggggagaatatgggagaaggaattgggaaggaggaaaaagggagggaggaggaagaatgaaaatgaagggTGGGGGAGAATAGCTttcggagaaggaaagggggagggagtaggaaagggagaagatagagaaggagaataaggagaaaaagaagaaagagagataagagaaaggtaAGTGAGAagtgatagagaaagggaaagagacaacgAAGAAGGAAGTGaccaaggagaaagaaggaaaggaaaagagagaacagagagatgaaagtgtagggaaataaggagagagagagagagagaaagggattaacgaaagggggaagggaaagaggggaagggggagggaagaaggaaacagaataaggcttacggtaaaaaaaaaaaataacatgtagGTGTTACTTTAATGTTTTGATATGGACTGTAATAACACGTTAAGTGAGTTCCATGCTGTAAATGCTTCACGGTTGTAAGAAGAATGTAATTGGCGTTTGTATGCCGGACTCGGGTATAACGGGGTTGTGTTATACCATTTCCTTCGGCGAGGAGCTCGGGCAATTGCTAATTGGAGTAATTAAGAGACGATATGCTATGTAATTGAGCTGGTATGACTATAGTATTACTCTATAAATGAGGCTAATTTGATGGGTCTGCAGGTACTTTACAAGCAGTGctgttgtttatctttattttgtcaaGCAGGCAGtttaagaaaggaagaatgtattctctattctctacctCAACATAAATGCAGTTTCTACTTTACCATCGGGAAAGTAGGATCTACATGCCCATCGGGGTATGCGATAGTCTGTCTTGATTCTGATGTGCAATATCttatctcatgtgtgtgtgtgtgtctcaatgtgtgtatctatctatctatctatctatatatatatatatatatatatatatatatatatatatatatacatacgtgtacatataaaCGCATAGACATGGAGGctaatacagacaaacacatacacacacacacgtacacatatatacatatgtgtacatgtccacatatatacatatatatatatatatatatatatatatatatatatgtgtgtgtgtgtatgtgtgtgtgtgtgtgtgtgtgtgtgtgtgtgtgtgtgtgtgtagaaacacagagagagagagagagacggagagagagagaaagacagagagagagagagagagagagagagagagagagagagagagagagagagaggggagagagggagatggagagagagagagagagagagagagagagagagagagagagagagagagagagagagagagagagagagagagagagagagagagagatagtcaacaCAAAATCTCATTTTGCATTCATGCGTattctcacacaaacatacaaacccagACAAGTGCACgcagcatgcatacacacatcctgtcaacccaaaacacaaacacacacacacgcaaatacacacatggcCAGCAGATAATCTAATCTTCCTGTGACTCAAAGCCTTTTGCAAATGGAATGAATTTGACGAATAGAAAATTCATCTCTACCTGATTTTAATTGCATTTCCGCCCATTAAGCTTTTCACAGATTTTCCACTAAACCGACCGTATCAAGGCCGAAATTGCTCGCATCCGCATCGCGACTGAGGCGactgagcgggggggggggggggggggggggggatgcgcagAGAATGGGGTAAacataaacgtgtatgtatatacatatatgtgcctgtgtgtgtatacccacacgcacagacacataggtacatatatatacatacacattcatgtttaccaataaatatatgtgtgtgtgtgtgtgtgtgtgtgtgtttgtgtgtgtgtgggtgtgtttgtgtgtgtgcctgtgcggtgtgtgtgtgtgtgcatgtgtgtgcatatgtatatatatatgtttatatatatacaaatatatgatatatatataatatatatatataaatatatatacatatatgtatgtatgtgtatatatatatatatatatatatatatatatatatatgtatatatttatgtgtatatatatatatatgtgtgtgtgtgtgtgtgtatgtgtgtgtgtgtgtgcgtgcatgtatatgtttgtatatatacatatatatatatatatatatatatatatatatatatatatacatatatatatatatatatatatatatatatatatatacatatatatacatatatataaatatatatatgtgtatatatatacaaatatatatatacatatatatatatatatatatatatatatatatatatatatatatttatatatatataaacatatatatatatatatatatatatatatatatataaatatatatatatatttatatgtgtgtgtgtgtgtgtgtgtgtgtgtgtgtgtgtgtgtatgtgtgtgtgtgtgtgtgtgtgtgtgtgtgtgggtgtggtgtttaaatgtatgtatgtatatatatatatatatatatatatatatatatatatatatatatatatatatatatatgtatatatatatatatacatatatgtacatatatatttatgtatatatacatatttatatatatgtatatgtacttaaatagtttcatatatgtatataaacgtttatatatatatatatatatatatatatatatatatatatatatgtgtgtgtgtgtgtgtgtgtgtgtgtgtgtgtgtgtgtgtgtgtgtgtgtgtgtgtgtgtgcatgtatatatgtatatatgtgtgtatatacatataaatatatatatatatatatatatatatatatatatatacctatgtatgtgtatatatattaatgtatatatgtatatatacatatatatatatatgtgtgtgtgtgtgtgtgtgtgtgtgtgtgtgtgtgtgtgtatgtgtgtgtgtgtgtgtgtgttgtgtgtgtgtgtgtgtgtgtgtgtgtgtgtgtgtgtgtgtgtgcatgtgtgtgtgtgtgtgtgtgtgtgtgtgtgtgtgtgtgtgtgtgtatgcatatgtgtatatatatatatatatatatatatatatatatatatgtgtgtgtgtgtatacatatatatatatatatatatatatatatatatatatataaagagagagagagaaagagagagatgtatgtctttatatatatatatatatatatatatatatatatagatagatagatagatagatagatagatatacatatatatatagatatatgtatgtatgtatgtatgtatatatatatatagatatatatatatatatatatatatatatatatatatatgtatgtatgcatgtgtatactcatatgtttgtgtgtgtgtatgtgtgtgtatgtgtgtgtgtttatagatgtgtgtctACCAATATCTGTaactctatatccatctatctatctatcacatacacacacatacgtacacacacacacagtgacacacaaacacacagacacacagacataaatat
The sequence above is drawn from the Penaeus chinensis breed Huanghai No. 1 chromosome 28, ASM1920278v2, whole genome shotgun sequence genome and encodes:
- the LOC125040009 gene encoding vegetative cell wall protein gp1-like; its protein translation is MGTGRNTRITATICTKYVDQEHFEVMTIAILSTTSERAIKRPNNIRVRKVHLSSVTQTLAPLHRPSSAPPSPLQRPSSSPPAPLHRPSIAPPSPLHRPSIAPPAPLQRPSSAPPSPLQLPSSAPPSPLQLPSSAPPSPLHRPSSAPPAPLQRPSIAPPAPLQRPSIAPPAPLQRPSSAPPSPLQRPSIAPPAPLQRPATSAVNRGDDDNQE